A stretch of Lathyrus oleraceus cultivar Zhongwan6 chromosome 6, CAAS_Psat_ZW6_1.0, whole genome shotgun sequence DNA encodes these proteins:
- the LOC127091667 gene encoding uncharacterized protein LOC127091667, with protein sequence MSLNCLFIFFIAFTIISVWFRLLFWVSLIIFISIWLSDSNSTRFSPSLITTSITIVKAFASAARASSFPCIFIELFMIQEPSRLRITTQIPQDPSSFRQVSEFPFVQPILGEALLLLSSWVRFISTFLLVVFVSEFHQVPPYYSSLSDCPGSSSL encoded by the exons ATGTCTTTGAATtgtctcttcatcttcttcatcgcATTTACAATAATTTCAGTTTGGTTTCGATTATTGTTTTGGGTGTCACTGATTATATTCATAAGCATTTGGTTGTCTGATTCAAATTCCACCCGCTTCAGTCCGAGCTTGATCACAACTTCCATAACAATTGTTAAGGCTTTTGCTTCCGCTGCTAGAGCGTCGTCATTCCCATGCATCTTCATAGAGCTTTTCATGATTCAAGAACCATCACGGTTGCGGATAACCACTCAAATTCCCCAGGATCCTTCTTCTTTTAGACAAGTATCCGAGTTCCCCTTTGTCCAACCAATTTTAGGAG AAGCATTGCTCTTGTTGTCTTCATGGGTGAGGTTCATTAG TACATTTCTTCTTGTAGTCTTCGTGAGTGAATTTCACCAG GTTCCTCCATATTATTCTAGCCTTTCTGATTGTCCCGGGAGTTCGTCGCTTTGA